A genomic region of Leptolyngbya sp. FACHB-261 contains the following coding sequences:
- a CDS encoding helix-turn-helix domain-containing protein: MPYSISSASNSAESIQNTSLVLPREPTISSAKANWNNILLVHHLQPATSVAEHCLPYHQVCIKLGKPYRLEQVIDGYAETVEAIPGGIGLYLANLSQSFSWDGEAEFLQLYIAPELLRQTSEEIWDASVDLIPQPALFIDPLILQIGLALKTILETEDPASHLYADSMIHTLVTHLLFRYSAQKSAASTYLGSLSQQQLNHVIDYIHGNLERKISLVELAGIVKLSPYHFARLFKQSTGLPPHQYQIKCRIDRAKDLLKTNLALADIAQIVGFSSQGHLNYHFKRLVGITPKAFLRR, translated from the coding sequence ATGCCATACTCAATCTCCTCAGCATCTAATAGCGCTGAATCAATTCAAAATACTTCACTAGTGCTCCCCCGTGAACCCACTATCTCTAGTGCCAAAGCCAATTGGAATAACATTCTACTTGTACACCATCTGCAACCAGCCACCAGTGTAGCTGAGCATTGTTTACCTTATCACCAGGTCTGTATCAAATTAGGTAAACCCTATCGCTTAGAACAAGTCATAGATGGTTACGCTGAAACAGTAGAGGCTATTCCTGGGGGGATCGGGCTATATTTGGCCAATCTTAGCCAATCTTTTTCTTGGGATGGAGAAGCAGAATTTCTGCAACTTTACATAGCACCAGAACTTTTGAGGCAAACTAGCGAAGAAATCTGGGATGCTTCTGTTGATCTCATTCCTCAACCAGCATTGTTTATAGATCCCTTGATTTTACAAATTGGTTTAGCACTTAAGACAATCCTTGAAACTGAAGATCCAGCGAGTCATCTTTATGCAGACTCTATGATTCATACCTTGGTCACACACCTCTTATTCCGATACTCGGCACAGAAATCCGCTGCTTCGACTTATTTAGGGAGTTTGTCACAACAGCAGCTCAATCATGTCATTGATTACATTCATGGCAACCTAGAGCGGAAAATAAGCTTAGTTGAACTGGCTGGGATTGTTAAACTCAGTCCCTATCACTTCGCTCGTTTGTTCAAGCAATCTACAGGCTTACCCCCTCATCAATATCAAATTAAATGTCGAATTGACCGTGCCAAAGACTTACTTAAAACAAATTTAGCGCTCGCAGATATTGCGCAAATCGTTGGATTTTCCAGTCAGGGACACTTGAATTATCACTTCAAGCGTCTTGTTGGAATCACTCCCAAAGCCTTTTTGCGACGATAG
- a CDS encoding epoxide hydrolase family protein — protein MTKHKSTAASVLSRRTLLLKGVAIAALAALSPVTVAAIGKETTQKNTAQRSTTNAIRPFRVQVPQAALVDLRRRIATTRWPDKETVTDQSQGVQLATMKELVRYWGTDYDWRKAEAKLNALPQFVTNIDGLDIHFIHVRSKHPNALPLLVTHGWPGSVIEQLKIIGPLTDPTAYGGRPEDAFDLVIPSIPGYGFSGKPTGTGWDPDHIARAWAELMQRLGYSRYVAQGGDWGSPITSAMARQAPAGLLGIHINLPATIPPDVATVLASGGPAPAGLSKKERAAFDSLDTFNKRERAYAVMMGTRPQTVGYGLTDSPTGLAAWLLGHPGFAQWTSRGSDSEKSPTKDEVLDDITLYWLTNSAVSSARLYWENKASLLNAAAQKTAEISLPVAITVFPGEIYQAPDTWARRAYRNLIYFHEANKGGHFAAWEQPQLFSEEIRAAFKSLR, from the coding sequence ATGACCAAGCACAAATCAACTGCAGCTTCCGTCCTGTCACGCCGGACCCTGCTCCTTAAGGGCGTAGCAATCGCAGCTCTTGCGGCGTTGTCGCCAGTGACAGTTGCCGCCATTGGCAAAGAAACTACCCAGAAGAATACGGCGCAGCGCTCCACCACAAATGCCATCCGCCCCTTCCGCGTCCAGGTCCCGCAAGCGGCGCTCGTCGATCTCCGCAGGCGCATTGCAACGACGCGCTGGCCGGACAAGGAAACTGTCACTGACCAGTCGCAGGGTGTGCAACTGGCGACGATGAAAGAACTCGTCCGTTACTGGGGAACAGACTACGACTGGCGAAAAGCTGAGGCGAAGCTGAATGCCTTACCGCAGTTCGTAACCAATATCGACGGACTGGACATTCACTTCATCCACGTCCGCTCCAAACATCCGAACGCTTTGCCGTTGCTTGTCACGCACGGATGGCCCGGATCGGTCATTGAACAACTAAAGATCATCGGCCCGCTGACCGACCCGACGGCCTACGGGGGTCGTCCGGAGGACGCCTTCGATTTGGTCATCCCGTCGATTCCTGGCTACGGCTTCTCCGGTAAGCCGACGGGCACTGGTTGGGACCCCGACCACATTGCGCGAGCCTGGGCGGAGCTGATGCAGCGCCTCGGGTACAGCCGCTACGTCGCCCAGGGCGGTGACTGGGGCTCTCCCATTACCAGCGCAATGGCACGTCAGGCACCAGCAGGATTACTCGGTATCCACATCAACTTACCGGCGACGATACCGCCCGACGTGGCCACGGTGCTCGCCAGCGGCGGACCCGCGCCAGCGGGACTGTCCAAGAAGGAACGTGCGGCCTTCGACTCACTCGACACGTTTAATAAAAGGGAACGGGCCTACGCCGTGATGATGGGCACACGGCCACAGACGGTCGGGTACGGTCTGACGGACTCGCCAACCGGACTGGCGGCGTGGCTGCTTGGGCATCCAGGTTTCGCTCAGTGGACGTCCAGAGGCAGCGATTCCGAAAAGTCCCCAACGAAAGACGAGGTGCTAGACGACATCACGCTGTACTGGCTGACAAACAGCGCAGTTTCGTCAGCTCGGCTGTACTGGGAGAACAAGGCCAGCCTCTTGAATGCGGCCGCGCAGAAAACCGCCGAGATCTCGCTCCCGGTGGCGATCACAGTATTTCCAGGGGAGATATATCAAGCTCCAGACACGTGGGCTCGGCGCGCCTATCGCAACTTGATCTACTTCCATGAGGCCAACAAGGGAGGCCACTTCGCAGCGTGGGAACAGCCACAGCTCTTCTCTGAGGAGATCCGTGCGGCGTTCAAGTCACTGCGTTAG